Proteins encoded in a region of the Bombyx mori chromosome 23, ASM3026992v2 genome:
- the LOC105842863 gene encoding piggyBac transposable element-derived protein 4 isoform X6: MEQNVYGSSSGASTPKTKRRVKNPRNSDSSPRKRRNQSPRKSDSTPRKRRNLNSSFSDSPRCDSKITTIPNYGSEDDSDKEEEEVTPPFVVPRVARMFMDEEDVEVEETCDNVTLEWLPQSPQPSNCVSTAASPTPILPSPIEPSNKFQFEWRAISMPQIEPHLRREPFSQISGPTVSFTKPYEAFISIWDNEIMEVIVRETNIYALQVTTAMLENGNLYPHSRITHWRDTNVNELYVYFAMVLAMGMVIKNRIDEYWNSSRDIFSTPGFSTEMSYDRFVLLSKCLHFNNNKNLNSAMLTGSQAKLFKIKPIIDHLNCKFSKLYNLSQNVALDESLTMWKGWLDINQFIPNKAATVGIKTYEVCESQTGYLWRFEVHAGQDTLALQEDDPVSGGVPALVLRLLNGLEHKGHTIWMDNYYNSPSLARELKVRGFDCVGTLRTNRKFVPSEFQKITKNDMIVGQVLGCTSGDVDIMVWRDRNRVALISTYHGLVTTRCGDTFKPTVVQDYNANMGGVDRKDQLLAMYPIERRKTTVWYKKFFRRLLNVSVLNSYILLKDKSLAHRNFRKALITELLAVHKKPKPTIISTKSQVHCPAPYPFVKSGKSDRLRRKCAVCPKRSNTYCKVCNVAMCIYTCYETYHTLH, from the exons ATGGAACA aaacgTATATGGTTCAAGCAGCGGGGCAAGCACACCGAAGACTAAGCGGCGTGTGAA AAATCCGCGTAATTCCGATTCTAGCCCAAGAAAACGTCGTAATCA AAGTCCGCGTAAATCCGATTCTACCCCAAGAAAACGTCGTAATCT AAACTCTTCGTTCAGTGACAGTCCCCGATGTGATTCTAAAATAACCACTATACCTAACTATG GTAGCGAAGACGATTCTGACAAAGAGGAAGAAGAGGTTACCCCACCGTTCGTGGTGCCCCGGGTGGCAAGAATGTTTATGGATGAAGAAGATGTGGAAGTTGAAGAAACTTGCGATAACGTTACTTTGGAGTGGCTTCCTCAATCGCCTCAGCCATCCAATTGTGTctcaacggctgcctcaccgaCGCCTATTTTGCCGTCTCCCATCGAGCCAAGCAacaaatttcaatttgaatGGAGAGCGATTTCAATGCCTCAAATTGAACCTCATTTGAGGCGAGAACCGTTCTCGCAAATTAGTGGCCCTACAGTTTCTTTCACGAAACCATATGAAGCTTTTATTTCCATATGGGATAATGAAATAATGGAAGTAATCGTTAGGGAAACTAACATTTATGCACTGCAGGTGACAACGGCTATGTTAGAGAATGGGAACCTCTATCCTCATAGCCGAATTACTCATTGGCGAGATACAAATGTAAACGAACTTTACGTGTATTTTGCCATGGTTTTGGCTATGGGAATGGTGATCAAAAACCGGATAGACGAGTACTGGAACAGCTCTAGAGACATCTTCAGTACTCCTGGCTTCAGCACGGAGATGTCATATGACAGATTCGTGCTCCTGTCAAAATGcctgcattttaataataataaaaatcttaactcTGCAATGTTGACAGGATCCCAGGctaaactttttaaaattaaacctatAATAGACCACCTTAATTGCaagttttcaaaattatataatcTATCTCAAAATGTGGCTCTCGATGAGAGCCTGACCATGTGGAAGGGCTGGCTTGATATAAACCAGTTCATCCCTAACAAGGCAGCAACAGTTGGGATAAAAACATATGAAGTGTGTGAATCCCAGACCGGTTATTTGTGGCGTTTTGAAGTACATGCAGGCCAGGACACCTTGGCACTTCAAGAAGATGATCCAGTCTCAGGGGGAGTACCAGCTCTCGTGCTCAGACTTTTAAATGGTCTTGAGCATAAAGGGCACACAATATGGATGGACAATTACTACAACTCTCCATCACTGGCACGGGAACTGAAAGTCCGGGGATTTGACTGCGTGGGGACCCTCCGGACAAACCGAAAATTCGTACCATCTGAATTTCAAAAGATTACAAAAAACGACATGATTGTCGGTCAAGTGTTGGGCTGCACCTCGGGAGATGTGGATATTATGGTGTGGAGGGATAGAAACCGCGTGGCTTTAATTTCAACATACCATGGTCTCGTAACTACCAGGTGTGGCGATACATTTAAGCCGACTGTCGTGCAAGATTACAATGCTAATATGGGCGGAGTAGACCGTAAGGACCAGCTACTCGCGATGTACCCCATAGAAAGAAGAAAGACTACAGTGTGgtacaaaaaattttttagaaggcTCTTAAACGTTAGTGTCCTAAACTCCTATATTTTACTGAAAGATAAGTCATTGGCACACCGGAATTTCCGGAAGGCGTTAATAACTGAGTTGTTGGCAGTACACAAAAAACCTAAGCCTACGATCATCTCAACAAAATCTCAAGTACATTGCCCAGCACCGTACCCTTTTGTCAAGAGCGGAAAGTCAGACCGCCTTAGACGCAAATGCGCCGTCTGCCCGAAACGGTCTAACACGTACTGCAAAGTTTGCAATGTGGCAATGTGTATTTATACTTGCTATGAGACATACCACACTTTACACTGA
- the LOC105842863 gene encoding piggyBac transposable element-derived protein 4 isoform X7, giving the protein MQSPRKSDSTPRKRRNLNSSFSDSPRCDSKITTIPNYGSEDDSDKEEEEVTPPFVVPRVARMFMDEEDVEVEETCDNVTLEWLPQSPQPSNCVSTAASPTPILPSPIEPSNKFQFEWRAISMPQIEPHLRREPFSQISGPTVSFTKPYEAFISIWDNEIMEVIVRETNIYALQVTTAMLENGNLYPHSRITHWRDTNVNELYVYFAMVLAMGMVIKNRIDEYWNSSRDIFSTPGFSTEMSYDRFVLLSKCLHFNNNKNLNSAMLTGSQAKLFKIKPIIDHLNCKFSKLYNLSQNVALDESLTMWKGWLDINQFIPNKAATVGIKTYEVCESQTGYLWRFEVHAGQDTLALQEDDPVSGGVPALVLRLLNGLEHKGHTIWMDNYYNSPSLARELKVRGFDCVGTLRTNRKFVPSEFQKITKNDMIVGQVLGCTSGDVDIMVWRDRNRVALISTYHGLVTTRCGDTFKPTVVQDYNANMGGVDRKDQLLAMYPIERRKTTVWYKKFFRRLLNVSVLNSYILLKDKSLAHRNFRKALITELLAVHKKPKPTIISTKSQVHCPAPYPFVKSGKSDRLRRKCAVCPKRSNTYCKVCNVAMCIYTCYETYHTLH; this is encoded by the exons ATGCA AAGTCCGCGTAAATCCGATTCTACCCCAAGAAAACGTCGTAATCT AAACTCTTCGTTCAGTGACAGTCCCCGATGTGATTCTAAAATAACCACTATACCTAACTATG GTAGCGAAGACGATTCTGACAAAGAGGAAGAAGAGGTTACCCCACCGTTCGTGGTGCCCCGGGTGGCAAGAATGTTTATGGATGAAGAAGATGTGGAAGTTGAAGAAACTTGCGATAACGTTACTTTGGAGTGGCTTCCTCAATCGCCTCAGCCATCCAATTGTGTctcaacggctgcctcaccgaCGCCTATTTTGCCGTCTCCCATCGAGCCAAGCAacaaatttcaatttgaatGGAGAGCGATTTCAATGCCTCAAATTGAACCTCATTTGAGGCGAGAACCGTTCTCGCAAATTAGTGGCCCTACAGTTTCTTTCACGAAACCATATGAAGCTTTTATTTCCATATGGGATAATGAAATAATGGAAGTAATCGTTAGGGAAACTAACATTTATGCACTGCAGGTGACAACGGCTATGTTAGAGAATGGGAACCTCTATCCTCATAGCCGAATTACTCATTGGCGAGATACAAATGTAAACGAACTTTACGTGTATTTTGCCATGGTTTTGGCTATGGGAATGGTGATCAAAAACCGGATAGACGAGTACTGGAACAGCTCTAGAGACATCTTCAGTACTCCTGGCTTCAGCACGGAGATGTCATATGACAGATTCGTGCTCCTGTCAAAATGcctgcattttaataataataaaaatcttaactcTGCAATGTTGACAGGATCCCAGGctaaactttttaaaattaaacctatAATAGACCACCTTAATTGCaagttttcaaaattatataatcTATCTCAAAATGTGGCTCTCGATGAGAGCCTGACCATGTGGAAGGGCTGGCTTGATATAAACCAGTTCATCCCTAACAAGGCAGCAACAGTTGGGATAAAAACATATGAAGTGTGTGAATCCCAGACCGGTTATTTGTGGCGTTTTGAAGTACATGCAGGCCAGGACACCTTGGCACTTCAAGAAGATGATCCAGTCTCAGGGGGAGTACCAGCTCTCGTGCTCAGACTTTTAAATGGTCTTGAGCATAAAGGGCACACAATATGGATGGACAATTACTACAACTCTCCATCACTGGCACGGGAACTGAAAGTCCGGGGATTTGACTGCGTGGGGACCCTCCGGACAAACCGAAAATTCGTACCATCTGAATTTCAAAAGATTACAAAAAACGACATGATTGTCGGTCAAGTGTTGGGCTGCACCTCGGGAGATGTGGATATTATGGTGTGGAGGGATAGAAACCGCGTGGCTTTAATTTCAACATACCATGGTCTCGTAACTACCAGGTGTGGCGATACATTTAAGCCGACTGTCGTGCAAGATTACAATGCTAATATGGGCGGAGTAGACCGTAAGGACCAGCTACTCGCGATGTACCCCATAGAAAGAAGAAAGACTACAGTGTGgtacaaaaaattttttagaaggcTCTTAAACGTTAGTGTCCTAAACTCCTATATTTTACTGAAAGATAAGTCATTGGCACACCGGAATTTCCGGAAGGCGTTAATAACTGAGTTGTTGGCAGTACACAAAAAACCTAAGCCTACGATCATCTCAACAAAATCTCAAGTACATTGCCCAGCACCGTACCCTTTTGTCAAGAGCGGAAAGTCAGACCGCCTTAGACGCAAATGCGCCGTCTGCCCGAAACGGTCTAACACGTACTGCAAAGTTTGCAATGTGGCAATGTGTATTTATACTTGCTATGAGACATACCACACTTTACACTGA